TGTATACTTTCCCATTGTACTTGTCAAGTTTATATATCATTGAATGTTTTATAGGCACCATCCATactctaacttttttttttaagggggggggggtaattaaTGTTCCCTGGTTTGTTACTTCTTTTCAGTTTGCCTTTGTATGATTGGCTTACAACGTTACAAGGATTGGATATAATACTGAATTtaacttttcatcagtttttgcACTTTCTTTACGCATTTCTATAATTTGGTAACACTGGAAAACTTTAATAAagaaatttggaaaaaaaaaaaaaaaggctgctgctcgatttcgtcctggtagtaaaaatattttacaggtagtaaaaataggtagtaaaaggtagtaaatttaactctaggattcctgtataaaccctgtttTAGTTTAAGTGGATTCAAGACTAGTGTGACCAAAACAGAGCTAGGTGTTTAAGCTACTTGCCTAGAGTTTTACTATCATGAGACCATTAATGTACCCCACCATTAATAGGGGAAATAATTCTCAAAAGAACTATACTGACTTTTAGAGtcaattttatttgcaggtttcagctcaagcagtttaCAATTAGCTGAAAATTAATCCTTAATCAATTTTTAAAGTTCAGTAATCAACTTAAAATTCAGGACTCAAAATCAATATAAGTCAATTATAGAGTATAATTCTCAAAATTACTAGATCACAATCATGATGgaatacttatgagctgggttgtTGAAGAAGGGGcttgaaaatgtccaaaatcCTTTTGGAAGAAAAGACTTCAAGCGGGTTCCTGGCCAGAAGTGACCGCACTTAAAGTCTAGTGCGGTCGCTTCTGGCGACCGCACTAGACCGCCTCAGTGAAGcgggggaaaaaggagaagtccaaaagggAAGGTATTCTGTCCTTCTGTTAACTGTCCTTTTTACAATCTCTGCTGTTCCTCAGAAATCCACTGCAACTTGatacaaagtccaaaaaatgGAATCCGCGGCAAAAGTACCTCTAATCTTCATCTGAATTGGCAGGGAGAAAGCACTCAGAACTGTTCAAGTCGAAATGGTATTCCACAGAAGGGTTGGGCTTGTCCTCTCTGCAGAGTAGTCCTGGTGCGGGGAAGAAGCTCCTGAAATTCTCATCCGATGCTTCGATGCACCGTCCTTTATAGTTTAAGTCTAGGACACAACCTAGTTTTCATACATCATCATGACAAACTATCACTCCACCATCCATCTCCAATTATGGTATTTAACTTAGACATTACTTCATTTCTATTCTTTTAGGTTGTTTCCATTCAGGGACATGTCTGaatattaccgtatttttcggactatacgtcgctccggagtataggtcgcaccagccaaaaaatgcataataaagaagaaaaaaacatatataggtcgcactggactataagtcgcacttttttggggggggggggttgatggaatccgagacccagagcagaaattccatcttgaacggcaatttaaaataataatggattaaagaacaggacgaacacggttacgcctacgttatgctaacgtaacacattcagctacatgagttacgttatgctaacgtaacacattcagctacatgacgcacaacgaacacgtgttcggtatgttaacgtaacattaagttattcagataaccatagcataaagaacatactaacaagttaaccaaaccatcaatccattgaattctttatcctcggtgtcacttctaaacaattccgtacactccgtagacgaagcgccgcttcctcttctgtgtcaacttatactccggaaaatacggtatataaaCTCACTTGACACCATGAGCATGTATCGCTTCTTTAAGCCTATCAGTAAGTCTAGCCCTGGAGTATCCCCAACGACTTCCGCTGCTGTCCATGCTGAAATGTCTCCCCCTGAGCGGGTCAGCAAACAATCTGCTGACTAGTTTCTATGCATGTAATAACACAAGCACCCCTAATGCTAGTCCTACTCTAGCCACATCCCCAGACCCAAAGCAGGTCTTTCCTCTGGCAGTTTCAGCGCCAGGTCCTACCATTGCTGACCTGAATAGCACTGTGCCCACACAGCCAGTGCTAGCTAACTATCCAAAACGTGCCTTCGCCAATACGTTCTGCTCATTCGACCCGGCGTGGTACCACACTAGACCTTGGCTGGAATACTCTGTGGCTCGGGACACATGTTTCTGCTTCCCCTGTCACAATTATTCAATGGGCAACGAGAGGGACATAGTCTTTACTTTGCAGGGGTTTAACAACTGGAAAGCAGCTCTGGAAAGTGGGAGGGGCTTGCAAAAGCACGCATCCAGCCACAGTCATGTGCTGGCTGCTGGAACATGGGCTGAGCCGCAGCACAGAGGGGCGAAGGGAACAACCATTGCTTCTATGCTACTGGGTAAaacacaggtaaaaaaaaaaaacggtacTATGTTAAAAGCATTGGTGATGTGATCAAATTTATCTGCATTAACAAGCTAGGGCTCAGTGCTACAACTGAGAGGCTTGATCAAGGAGAAGCTGATGATGCTGCTAGActgttttttaacttttttagtACACCCTTGAAAAAGATAAGTTGGCTGACATTACCAAAAACATCCCCCTAAATGCAAGATACACATCCAAAGACATACAGAATGAAATTATTGAGACACTGGCAAACATGGTAATCGAAGAGATACAAAACAGATATAAAAATGCAGATTCCAGTGGGTTTTGTCTAAAATGTGATGGGACCAGGGGTAATGTTGAAAATCTGTCCATTATCAGATTTGTGTGTAAATTGGCCCCAGAAGAACATCTAATTGACTTGGTGGACTTGCCTCAATTAGATGCTGAATAACATGTCCACAGAAATACTGAGGTATCTTGCAGATGTTGGATTCAGTAGAGAGCACATTGTGAGTCAATGTTGTGATGGAGCATCAGTGATGAGTGGAGTAAAAGGTGATGTACATGCATTAATTCAGAGCAAAACTGGTAAATACATCTCCTATATTCACTGCTACAACCACCGGCTACACCTAGCTGTAGTACATGCAATGCAGAGTGAGCCATGTGCAAAGAAATTCTTTGATCTTTCAAGGAACTGTGGTGTCGAAAGAAACTGTAAAGAGAACTGTCTCTTTACAGTTTCTTTCGACACCACTTTGTGTGTCAAAATTATAATGCCCCATGTCTGAAAAAGCTTTTGCAAATCAGATGGACTAGTCATTATGATGTGACAAAATGTTTAACTGACAACAAGGAGCATGTACTAAAAAAATTCTAAAGGAAATCTCAGAAGATGACAATATTAGTACTCATTTGTGCACAGAAGCATCAGGCCTGCTTACACAAATTAAAAGGCATCACTTCTTTAAAATTGGAAACTTTTGGGAGAGAGTACTTGTCCTTATAAAACCTGCAAACACAATGCTGCAGTCCCACTCGACTGATATGTCTGCTGCATGTACTGTTGTTGGGTCTTGTCTGGAGGGCTTAAAACAACTTAGGACAGAATGCTCCACAGAACGGGCTCAGGACTTTGACGATGCTCCTCCTGCCAAGCGACAGCGGGTATTGCTTAATAAAAGAGCATCTCTCAACATATTAGACAGGGCCATTTCAGAACTAGAGAACAGAttttctcaaaaaaataaagacctgATGAATGCCATCTCATGTCTCCTGCCCCAGTCAGCCAACTACCTTGAACCCACACTTTTGCTCCCTCTACACAGTCTTGCTGGATCTACAGAGATTGAAGGTCTCAAAAATGAAATACCTGTGGCAAAACCGCTGCTGCTTAAGAAGTACCCAAATGAAAAAAGACCTGTCCACTCTGTGTTTCAACCTGCAGGAATACAAGGATGCTTTTCCTGAACTCCTTAAACTCTATGTCACAGCACTTGTAATTGGTGTGTCTTCTGCATCCGATGAGAGTTCCTTCTCCACACTATCAAGAGTCCACCACTTTCTGTGAtggtcccaagcccagataaatggagagAGTGTATGTGTATATCTTTGTGTCTACTAGGGCTGTATTCAACtccaaaaagacaaacaaatatattgtgTGTCTACATTTATACTTGCCCACTTACATTTTCAGTCTGTCCACCCAGTCACAGTGGGCTAGGACTGGGCCTGCGCAGCCATGCGATCCTGTAGACCACCTAGGAATGGGAGGAGATGTCTGGTGTTGTATGGTTGTATGGTCCCAGGTTAGCATGACGGTGGAGGACCCCACCCTCCCAGTTTCCAGTGGCTGCACAGAGGGTGACATTGCCACCCTGCTTGCCAGGAACTTCCACACGTTGCATGAAAAGGGCGCTCCTGCCACCCGCATGTGGTTGTTCTTCAAGTCTGGGAAAGGGGGAGTGCATGAATGTATATTGCCAGTGGACATTCCACTGTAATGGACATGACAGTACTTGCAGTGTGGCATACTCTGTGTCAAATGTTGGACAGCATGGAACAGTGATAATGATTATGTTGCCGCAGAGAATCTGCTCAGATTGGGTTGGACCCtttgtcctgtttccctcaTGATTATCCCGCGGACAAGGACGTGGTGTACAATGGTTGCCCGTATTTCATCGGTGATGACTGTTCTCGGTCGTCTGCATCCTCCCCCTTGTCTGCTGCCTCTCACAcgcactcttcctcctctgcatctCCGTATGTATCTGTCCATTGTAGATGCACATGTGCCACCTGCATACTAAAGTGACTTTTATCTTGCCCAGTTTGTCTGCTCACATCATATGACAAATGTGTGTTCAATTGTGAGATGCTGTGTATAACAGATGACAGCGGTGTTGGAGTTGTGTTCACATTCAACAGCCAGTGTTTACAGTTTTGCAACAATGTGTTCAGTGATTGGGGATGTGTTTAAGGTTCAGCAAAACACGTGTGAAGTGTGCTTAGtgactgagaatgtgtttgctgttgcGCAAAAGAGTGATTGAGTTGCACCGGATGTGGCTAAGTGCCTGAACTGTGCTCACAGTTTGGCCAGAAGAGTGTGTGATTCAAGAAATTCATTTAGGTTTCTGTGGATTTGATTTAGGGAATGGGGTTTAGTGTTTTAGCAATTGTTAAATAGTGTAAAAAGTTTGATCTTTACGAAAAAATTAGTAGAGGTAAATGGACTTattcttatataatgcttttgtACTCTGAGGTGACATACTATAATGTGTTCCTATAAGGGGAGGAGCTTATATTTTTGGACCATTTCTGATGGTCAGTGCAGCTTGAATGTTCTTACACTCTCtatgttttttagtttattgtaAAGTTTTGTCTCAGGCTCAGGGACTTCAGATACTGCACTTTTGCTAAATTCTGGCAGCTTATATTTCCTTATATTGATAATGTCCATTAACAAGCAATTTCCCTGTCAAGTAaataaaagggggaaaaatgtATGTTGTCTGAATTTGCAGCATGTTAATCCCATACATTGTTCAGCATATATTGTGCAAGTTACTTATGCACTAATACCCAGCCTCACCCCAATACCACCAAATTTGAATTGGTCACAGGACAGTGTTCCTAAAGAAGGCAATTGCATTCATGAATTGTATTTACCACACCAGTGGATGCACACAGATTTATACTGTTCACTGACAGTGGTTTTCAGAAGTGTACAGTGATTTACACAgacatttctctttttatttctctctgttctctgtgttattATATTGTGTGCCATACAAGAAACATTATTCTTTAGTTACTGAACTGTTAGCCACATGGATTCCCTTACAAAGTGCTAAACTTCTCCCAATCCAAATTTTTTAGCAGAGATTCAAAATGTAACATTCTCTCAGCTTAGTCTTCTTTTTAACAAGATTGAGTGGGCTGAACAAATActtgctgtttctgtgtgtgcagtcTGTCTTGTATTGCATCAGTCTGACTGCAGTGAAAGGTTGCTATGATGTAACTGACAGTAATAACTCCAGACTGATAGAGGGAGTGATTGAAGAAGATATTCtagaggaaaaaagggaaatggAGAGAGTGAGGGGTTTATTTGGGGAAAAAGTAATAGTGATAAGGAAAGTAGaacaaagaagaaataaaaggatGAATAAAAAACTCGAGAGAAAATCCCTGGAGGATGGACACAGAATGACTTTTCACTCCagagtaaaacaaaaagaatgcaCACAGTGTCCTGTGCTATTTACTGGTTCATAAACTTCACCCGATGATAATGTTGATGATTTATAACAGGTAAACACTTGTCAATAGCGTTAAAAACCACGCAAAAGGAAAAGGCAGTTATGCAAACCTAACCAgatagaaatgttggccaatcaGAAGCCTACACAACATTACaagataaaattttaatttttcttgtCCACATGTAAATGTAGAAATGGAATGTCTGAAAATGTTCATGGATGAAGATTTTCAGACATTCCATTTCTACATTTACATGTGGAATGTAATGTCTGAAAATCTTCATCCTGGAAGGACTTTTTTAAAAGCCCTGTTTTCGATCACCTCAAGCACAGTTCACGTGTTTTTGGGCTCTAAACATAAtcatataataaaaaattaatccTGTGTTGTGATTTTCCTTTTATAGTTAAACCTAATAAAAAGGGAATTAAATGAGGCCTTTGTAAAGTGACAATGCTCTCATTGCTTCGTGTCTCTGTCTTTGGTCAGGTGTACCGACACCAACGGAGGAGGTTTTGCACCACACTCTAAGCATGCTGGTCCGTGAGCGGAAGATCTACCCAACACCTGATGGATATTTTATTGTTACCCCTCAAACCTATTTCATTACTCCAAGCCTAATCAGAACTAACTCTAAGTGGTATCACTTGGAAGAGCGTCCCACTGACCGACACCAACATCAGAACCAACAGCAAAATCAGCAGACACAGTGCACCTCCCCTCTCTCTGGCACCATAACCCCTTCCACCTCTGGGGGTGTGCGAGAACGAACACACCCAAAGTCTAACCAAAACCACAGTGGGGGAGGTGGGGATTCTTTTCACAATAACAGTTACCGTGGGGACGACCCCCCTAGCCACCATACTACCCTGCAGCGACGATCCCCCAAAGATCACCGGGAGGCGTACTCGGTACCACACTCCCCACAAACACCCCCTCAGCAAGCAGGGGGTAACACAGAAAAGAGCCGAAGTTCTCTTGGGTTCCCATTCAAGACGGACACACTTAACAAGCATCGAGGTGGGGGAgttgcaggaggaggaggagctggagacaCAGAGAAACAAGCAGGATCAAGTGGTACAGGAAGTCGTAAGTTTGGTTTGAAGTTGTTTCGTTTGAGTTTTAAGAAAGATAGGGCCAAGCAGCTGGCTACCTTCTCTGCGCAGTTCCCCCCTGAGGAATGGCCACTTCGTGATGAGGAAGTGCCCAGTCAGCTGCCACGCCATGTAGAAATGGAGATCATACGTAGAATCAACCCTGAACTTACTGTGGAGAATCTTGCCCGACACACAGCAGTCATGAAGCGTCTTGAAGAAGAGCGTGCTCAGAGGAGCAAAGCatcatcagccaatcacagctccCGGAGTAGAAGAAGTGGAGGTAGACACAGAAAGCAGTCTCAGACCAAACTCAGCCGCTCACATAGTAAAACAAGGACTACCCGCTGTGAACCAAGTGACAGTTCCCACTTAGAACTAACTGACAGAGACTACAGAGGTTACTCCTCCTCACTAGCTCGGTCACCGAGGGAACAAGCAGTGGCCATGGAACGGCAAAGGGCCCGACTTCACCTGGCGCATAGCAACCCTAACATTCTTGACTCATCCCACCTGCCTGTTACTCCAGAGTGGGATGTGTCTGGAGAGCTTGCCAAGCGTCGCACAGAAATGCCTTTCCCTGAGCCAAGTCATGGCCCATCAGCCCACCATTCTAAGGTTCACCGCTCACACTCCCACACCCAGGAGAGGAAATCCAGAAATGAACGCAGTGACAAGGCCAAGGAACGTTCCAGATCCATGGACAACTCTAAAGGACCACTTGGAGCTGGACTGATTGGACCACCCAATTATTACGATGACCGGAGCCGTTACTATACTGATGATGGCACTCTGCGAGCTAATCAGAGCTCTTCTCACTACTCTCATGCCACACCCACCTCAACTAAGGTGCCTGGGGATTCTCTAGGATTGGATGGTAGCAGGAACTTGGAGAAGAGTAAGAGCAGAGATAGCCTTCCAGCATATTCACCAAAACCACTGCCTAGCTCTGTCTCTCCTGATGATTACTTCCAATGTTCTGGATCCTCTGAGGCTATTCTCACAGCATCAGCCCCTATGGGAACTGTGGGCAAAAACAGTCATGATGGAGTAAAATCAGGTAGTATTGACAGGcaaactgacagacagacatccCATCCACCAGAAAATGAGGACTTGCCTAAGGTGGGACCTAAGTGTGGCAGCCTGCCTCCAATACCCCTCTCTTTTCCTGACCTTCCTCTTTCTAATGGACGACCTCCCCACAGTACATCCTCTAGTCAGGAGAAACGAAAGGAGATCTTTAGTAAAGACACGCTCTTCAAACCTCCTCCTAGCCTCCCTTTGCCAGGTTACAGCTCCCTGAGAAAACCCACAGCCCTTGCCTCCTCAACTCTGTCATCATCCTGTGAAGTTCTTGATTCCCAGGAGGTCTTTGATACTCCTAAGCATCTGTTGGCAACACCATCTGTTCCATCACAAGGGATTGAGCCCACATCCAGTGCTGCAGATGCCACCTTTGACTATTACAATGTCTCAGATGATGATGAACTTGAAGAGGGAGGGGCTAAAAGTCAAGGAGAGGATGAGAAGCCTGGAGGAAGCATTACTGTCAtgggaggaggtggagcaggGACCATGCAATGGCTtctggaaagagaaaaagagagggatCTGCAGAGGAGGTTTGAAAGAACCCTTGCCTTCCCTGGTGCTAAAGAGAACCTTCCAGAGCCCAGTCAGAACCAGCAGTCAGCTCACTCTGCTAGATTGGACAGTATGGACTCCAGCTCAGTCACTGTTGACAGTGGATTCAATTCCCCACGGTGAGAATATGCATACTGTGCACACTACATACATAAGCACACAGTACTACATAGCTTATTTGAGCATAGCCTTCAATCGCCATTACCTACTTTTCTATATCttttataattttgtatttatatttgtaattttacatttatcagatgcattctctctctctctccctctcatatatatatatatatatatatatatatatatatatatatatatgagatatggggaatgatcgagaggcgttttgtaaagtgtgcagaaaaaatataaatttgacctgaaacggTGTGACGGCGATCAAATCGCACCGAGCATCCACAGTTTACCAGCAGCGGATTTGCGCGTggggagcagatccctattttgCTTTTTGGTGCTACAGaaagcac
The sequence above is a segment of the Archocentrus centrarchus isolate MPI-CPG fArcCen1 chromosome 10, fArcCen1, whole genome shotgun sequence genome. Coding sequences within it:
- the LOC115787377 gene encoding storkhead-box protein 2-like isoform X3, which encodes MSPISQSQFIPLGEVLLLAISAMNSAHKPVTQEALTEHVQTCFPGVPTPTEEVLHHTLSMLVRERKIYPTPDGYFIVTPQTYFITPSLIRTNSKWYHLEERPTDRHQHQNQQQNQQTQCTSPLSGTITPSTSGGVRERTHPKSNQNHSGGGGDSFHNNSYRGDDPPSHHTTLQRRSPKDHREAYSVPHSPQTPPQQAGGNTEKSRSSLGFPFKTDTLNKHRGGGVAGGGGAGDTEKQAGSSGTGSRKFGLKLFRLSFKKDRAKQLATFSAQFPPEEWPLRDEEVPSQLPRHVEMEIIRRINPELTVENLARHTAVMKRLEEERAQRSKASSANHSSRSRRSGGRHRKQSQTKLSRSHSKTRTTRCEPSDSSHLELTDRDYRGYSSSLARSPREQAVAMERQRARLHLAHSNPNILDSSHLPVTPEWDVSGELAKRRTEMPFPEPSHGPSAHHSKVHRSHSHTQERKSRNERSDKAKERSRSMDNSKGPLGAGLIGPPNYYDDRSRYYTDDGTLRANQSSSHYSHATPTSTKVPGDSLGLDGSRNLEKSKSRDSLPAYSPKPLPSSVSPDDYFQCSGSSEAILTASAPMGTVGKNSHDGVKSGSIDRQTDRQTSHPPENEDLPKVGPKCGSLPPIPLSFPDLPLSNGRPPHSTSSSQEKRKEIFSKDTLFKPPPSLPLPGYSSLRKPTALASSTLSSSCEVLDSQEVFDTPKHLLATPSVPSQGIEPTSSAADATFDYYNVSDDDELEEGGAKSQGEDEKPGGSITVMGGGGAGTMQWLLEREKERDLQRRFERTLAFPGAKENLPEPSQNQQSAHSARLDSMDSSSVTVDSGFNSPRTRESLASNTSSIVESNRRQNLALSPGHINITTGSGPPFSFRAIPEPAGTQPEKIQKPSACLASITSV
- the LOC115787377 gene encoding storkhead-box protein 2-like isoform X1, whose product is MESFLQIAPHSLAIVLSSVGAGEALGAARVSESDELPRHHTGYEIFADFKAENTQHHVWNQRITEAVSETFFLGWIDEHVLLIQGKEDHLEVLREGWMRRSLNPPRGFTIKYLGDVSPISMSPISQSQFIPLGEVLLLAISAMNSAHKPVTQEALTEHVQTCFPGVPTPTEEVLHHTLSMLVRERKIYPTPDGYFIVTPQTYFITPSLIRTNSKWYHLEERPTDRHQHQNQQQNQQTQCTSPLSGTITPSTSGGVRERTHPKSNQNHSGGGGDSFHNNSYRGDDPPSHHTTLQRRSPKDHREAYSVPHSPQTPPQQAGGNTEKSRSSLGFPFKTDTLNKHRGGGVAGGGGAGDTEKQAGSSGTGSRKFGLKLFRLSFKKDRAKQLATFSAQFPPEEWPLRDEEVPSQLPRHVEMEIIRRINPELTVENLARHTAVMKRLEEERAQRSKASSANHSSRSRRSGGRHRKQSQTKLSRSHSKTRTTRCEPSDSSHLELTDRDYRGYSSSLARSPREQAVAMERQRARLHLAHSNPNILDSSHLPVTPEWDVSGELAKRRTEMPFPEPSHGPSAHHSKVHRSHSHTQERKSRNERSDKAKERSRSMDNSKGPLGAGLIGPPNYYDDRSRYYTDDGTLRANQSSSHYSHATPTSTKVPGDSLGLDGSRNLEKSKSRDSLPAYSPKPLPSSVSPDDYFQCSGSSEAILTASAPMGTVGKNSHDGVKSGSIDRQTDRQTSHPPENEDLPKVGPKCGSLPPIPLSFPDLPLSNGRPPHSTSSSQEKRKEIFSKDTLFKPPPSLPLPGYSSLRKPTALASSTLSSSCEVLDSQEVFDTPKHLLATPSVPSQGIEPTSSAADATFDYYNVSDDDELEEGGAKSQGEDEKPGGSITVMGGGGAGTMQWLLEREKERDLQRRFERTLAFPGAKENLPEPSQNQQSAHSARLDSMDSSSVTVDSGFNSPRTRESLASNTSSIVESNRRQNLALSPGHINITTGSGPPFSFRAIPEPAGTQPEKIQKPSACLASITSV
- the LOC115787377 gene encoding storkhead-box protein 2-like isoform X2, with protein sequence MESFLQIAPHSLAIVLSSVGAGEALGAARVSESDELPRHHTGYEIFADFKAENTQHHVWNQRITEAVSETFFLGWIDEHVLLIQGKEDHLEVLREGWMRRSLNPPRGFTIKYLGDVSPISMSPISQSQFIPLGEVLLLAISAMNSAHKPVTQEALTEHVQTCFPGVPTPTEEVLHHTLSMLVRERKIYPTPDGYFIVTPQTYFITPSLIRTNSKWYHLEERPTDRHQHQNQQQNQQTQCTSPLSGTITPSTSGGVRERTHPKSNQNHSGGGGDSFHNNSYRGDDPPSHHTTLQRRSPKDHREAYSVPHSPQTPPQQAGGNTEKSRSSLGFPFKTDTLNKHRGGGVAGGGGAGDTEKQAGSSGTGSRKFGLKLFRLSFKKDRAKQLATFSAQFPPEEWPLRDEEVPSQLPRHVEMEIIRRINPELTVENLARHTAVMKRLEEERAQRSKASSANHSSRSRRSGGRHRKQSQTKLSRSHSKTRTTRCEPSDSSHLELTDRDYRGYSSSLARSPREQAVAMERQRARLHLAHSNPNILDSSHLPVTPEWDVSGELAKRRTEMPFPEPSHGPSAHHSKVHRSHSHTQERKSRNERSDKAKERSRSMDNSKGPLGAGLIGPPNYYDDRSRYYTDDGTLRANQSSSHYSHATPTSTKVPGDSLGLDGSRNLEKSKSRDSLPAYSPKPLPSSVSPDDYFQCSGSSEAILTASAPMGTVGKNSHDGVKSGSIDRQTDRQTSHPPENEDLPKVGPKCGSLPPIPLSFPDLPLSNGRPPHSTSSSQEKRKEIFSKDTLFKPPPSLPLPGYSSLRKPTALASSTLSSSCEVLDSQEVFDTPKHLLATPSVPSQGIEPTSSAADATFDYYNVSDDDELEEGGAKSQGEDEKPGGSITVMGGGGAGTMQWLLEREKERDLQRRFERTLAFPGAKENLPEPSQNQQSAHSARLDSMDSSSVTVDSGFNSPRTLA